One region of Mucilaginibacter gotjawali genomic DNA includes:
- a CDS encoding EamA family transporter, which produces MKTSAQKPSIFLVVIAFAIVYVVWGSTYFFIQMAIHGFPPMLMGALRFFTAGILLLTWCYIKGDKIWAPKNVLNSCISGLLTLFIATGVVIWVEKTLPSSIVAIMVSANPIWFVVLDKANRKVNLGSKTTIGGIVLGFAGVLLLFGEAISKSLAGSISAAQLSGLLLLLISPVAWCGGSLFSKKRGSNSPARLNTAWQMIIAGLAFIPAGFAHNEYTSFHFSQVPLQAWVALIYLIIFGSIGAFSAYVWLLSVKPATQVSTHSYINPVIAVLLGVLFAHEHLSGLQFFGLIVILSSVLLVNINKYKFKMPRFFIKQSKIETCQHI; this is translated from the coding sequence ATGAAAACATCAGCCCAAAAGCCATCAATATTTTTAGTAGTTATTGCCTTTGCCATTGTTTACGTGGTTTGGGGCTCAACCTATTTTTTTATCCAAATGGCCATTCATGGTTTCCCGCCAATGTTGATGGGAGCGCTGCGTTTTTTTACCGCCGGGATATTGTTGCTCACCTGGTGTTATATTAAGGGCGACAAAATTTGGGCGCCTAAAAACGTCCTGAACTCCTGCATCAGCGGACTACTCACGCTGTTCATCGCTACCGGCGTAGTTATTTGGGTGGAAAAAACGTTGCCAAGCTCCATCGTGGCTATCATGGTATCAGCCAACCCCATTTGGTTCGTAGTGTTGGATAAAGCGAACCGGAAGGTTAACCTGGGCAGTAAAACCACCATAGGCGGCATTGTTTTAGGCTTTGCAGGGGTTTTGCTGCTTTTTGGCGAAGCGATCAGCAAATCGCTTGCAGGCAGCATCAGCGCTGCGCAATTATCCGGCTTGCTTTTGTTGCTCATCAGCCCTGTCGCCTGGTGCGGCGGCTCGTTATTTTCAAAAAAGAGGGGCAGTAATTCTCCTGCAAGGTTAAATACCGCCTGGCAAATGATCATAGCCGGTTTGGCCTTTATCCCGGCAGGTTTTGCGCACAACGAATATACCTCATTTCATTTCAGCCAGGTACCGCTGCAGGCCTGGGTGGCGCTCATCTACCTGATTATTTTTGGATCGATAGGGGCATTCAGCGCATATGTTTGGCTGCTATCGGTTAAGCCCGCCACACAGGTTAGTACACACTCTTATATCAACCCGGTTATTGCCGTATTGCTGGGGGTATTATTTGCTCATGAACACCTTTCCGGTTTGCAATTTTTTGGGCTGATAGTGATATTGAGCAGTGTGCTGCTGGTTAATATAAACAAGTATAAATTTAAAATGCCCCGCTTTTTTATCAAACAAAGCAAAATAGAAACTTGTCAGCATATATAA
- a CDS encoding carboxymuconolactone decarboxylase family protein: MKSRMNINQAEPRIYKAMAVADNQIKDFDIDPKLKELIKVRVSQINGCGYCIDYHTKDSLALGESYQRLFALSAWWETPFFTEAEQAALKLAEEVTNIAHGVSDETYNNALRLFGEKGIAQLVFITITINSWNRIAIPVHMVAGVD; this comes from the coding sequence ATGAAATCGCGGATGAACATTAACCAGGCCGAACCAAGGATCTACAAGGCAATGGCCGTGGCCGATAACCAGATAAAAGATTTTGATATCGACCCCAAATTAAAAGAGCTGATAAAAGTAAGGGTATCGCAAATCAATGGCTGCGGGTACTGTATCGACTACCATACCAAAGATTCCCTTGCACTGGGCGAAAGCTACCAGCGGCTTTTCGCACTCTCTGCCTGGTGGGAAACACCGTTTTTTACCGAAGCCGAACAGGCTGCGTTAAAACTGGCTGAAGAGGTAACTAATATCGCGCACGGTGTGTCGGATGAAACCTATAACAATGCATTGAGACTTTTTGGTGAGAAGGGGATAGCACAGCTCGTTTTCATCACCATTACCATCAACAGCTGGAACAGGATCGCTATCCCCGTGCACATGGTTGCGGGGGTAGATTGA
- a CDS encoding S41 family peptidase, producing the protein MKKLPVALFALTLLPVLSYAQTAGKVADEAFVITRMVSKFHAEPRQLNASFSADVFKGMLDKADEDRIFFTQNDIGRLNPYRAVIADEIKKRNTAYLDLFISIYRQRLRQADSLVEIIAKSPFNFYAIEKLTVAEDTLFAASPVALRLKLYKKLKANALDELDDDITDDFKTWPAPKQKKYIDSAGLAAQKKVVSSLKRKIGNILQNPYGIERYLGNLYCETIASCFDPHTEFFPPQEKENFESELGKQPFQFGFRMKEDKNGGVLIDNLEPGSPAYKSGKLNKGDKFMSLQWEGRKVVDVSDISMDDFIELIRQSGHNKVLFTMKKTDGSTVQLTLEREQVAAGGGEDDGRVKSFVLKGKITVGYIYLPAFYEDWESNNEGLNGCANDVGREIIKLKKENISGLILDLRSNGGGSVGEATELAGIFIDAGPVAQVKSKDEKVATIKDTDRGTVYDGPLVILVNGYSASASEMVAGTLQDYNRAVIIGSPTYGKATMQVVLPMDTTITPENFSKVVTEDNLKLTVGKLYRVTGASAQFKGVQPDIVLPDMLDAYISKGADEPFALRPGSIAPNKYYTPYAPLPLKTLAQSMQTEIDTSQFFNMVKKLVAFTKQQKAAKDIPLNINDYLALSMANNAGATPPVPPVKKFIVQSNADEQERLQANSLLKEMNEDFSKRVAADAYISIACDVLAKMKTE; encoded by the coding sequence ATGAAAAAACTCCCGGTGGCGCTGTTTGCTTTAACCTTACTTCCAGTATTATCATATGCACAAACGGCCGGTAAAGTCGCGGACGAAGCTTTTGTGATAACCCGGATGGTCAGCAAGTTTCATGCAGAGCCGCGTCAACTGAATGCTTCATTTTCGGCAGATGTATTTAAGGGGATGCTGGATAAAGCGGATGAGGACAGGATCTTCTTTACGCAAAATGATATCGGCAGGCTCAATCCATACCGTGCAGTAATTGCAGATGAAATAAAAAAGCGCAATACGGCTTACCTGGATCTTTTTATCAGCATTTACCGGCAAAGGCTGCGGCAGGCTGATTCATTGGTGGAGATCATCGCGAAAAGTCCTTTTAATTTTTATGCTATTGAAAAATTAACGGTTGCCGAAGATACTTTGTTTGCAGCATCGCCGGTGGCTTTGCGGCTAAAATTATACAAGAAGCTTAAGGCAAATGCATTGGACGAACTGGATGATGACATAACGGACGACTTTAAAACCTGGCCGGCGCCTAAACAAAAAAAATATATCGACAGCGCCGGGCTGGCCGCTCAAAAAAAAGTGGTTTCGTCCCTAAAAAGGAAGATCGGCAATATCTTGCAAAATCCGTATGGCATTGAGCGCTATTTGGGCAACCTGTATTGCGAAACCATCGCGTCATGCTTCGACCCGCATACCGAATTTTTCCCGCCGCAGGAAAAGGAAAACTTTGAAAGTGAACTGGGTAAACAGCCATTCCAATTTGGCTTCCGGATGAAAGAAGATAAAAACGGTGGCGTGCTGATTGATAACCTGGAACCGGGCAGCCCGGCGTATAAAAGCGGCAAGCTGAATAAAGGCGATAAATTTATGAGCCTGCAATGGGAAGGCCGTAAAGTAGTTGACGTTTCGGATATCTCCATGGATGACTTTATTGAACTGATCAGGCAGAGCGGTCACAATAAAGTTTTATTCACTATGAAAAAAACCGACGGATCAACAGTGCAGCTGACCCTGGAAAGAGAACAGGTTGCCGCCGGCGGAGGCGAGGATGACGGCAGGGTAAAAAGCTTTGTATTAAAGGGCAAAATTACCGTGGGTTATATTTATTTACCTGCTTTTTACGAAGATTGGGAAAGCAATAACGAAGGCCTTAACGGCTGCGCAAATGACGTTGGCCGCGAGATCATCAAATTAAAAAAAGAAAACATAAGCGGGCTGATTCTTGACCTGAGAAGTAACGGTGGCGGCTCGGTTGGAGAAGCTACTGAACTGGCAGGTATATTTATAGATGCAGGACCGGTTGCGCAGGTAAAAAGCAAGGATGAGAAGGTAGCAACGATTAAGGATACAGACCGTGGCACGGTGTATGACGGCCCGCTGGTGATCCTGGTAAATGGTTACAGCGCCTCTGCATCTGAAATGGTGGCAGGTACCCTGCAGGACTATAACCGCGCTGTTATTATTGGATCGCCCACCTATGGTAAAGCTACTATGCAGGTGGTTTTGCCGATGGATACTACGATTACCCCTGAAAATTTTTCGAAAGTGGTAACTGAGGATAATTTAAAGCTCACTGTTGGCAAACTATACCGGGTTACCGGCGCCTCGGCCCAGTTTAAAGGCGTGCAGCCAGACATTGTGTTGCCTGACATGCTTGACGCTTACATCAGCAAGGGAGCCGATGAGCCTTTTGCATTGCGCCCCGGATCAATCGCCCCCAATAAATATTATACGCCATATGCACCGCTGCCTTTAAAAACACTGGCGCAAAGTATGCAGACCGAAATAGATACCAGCCAATTTTTTAACATGGTAAAAAAATTGGTAGCCTTTACCAAACAACAAAAGGCGGCTAAAGATATACCGTTGAATATTAATGATTATCTGGCTTTAAGTATGGCCAATAATGCAGGCGCCACGCCGCCGGTGCCGCCGGTAAAAAAATTCATTGTACAAAGCAATGCTGATGAACAGGAAAGGCTGCAAGCCAACAGTTTGCTTAAGGAAATGAATGAAGATTTTAGTAAACGGGTGGCGGCAGATGCTTATATTAGCATTGCCTGTGACGTACTTGCAAAAATGAAAACCGAATAA
- a CDS encoding TQO small subunit DoxD, whose protein sequence is MQLQKSKLPSIYLRAAIGSAYLWEVADRLGLLGANGKPHVGWGDWVHFLAYARQVMSFLPAGIVPALATFATIGEAVFGLLLILGLFTRIAAIGSGLLSLGFACAMAISFGIDSPLGYSVFTLSAASFLLATLPDYAWSLDARWRSEL, encoded by the coding sequence ATGCAGCTGCAAAAGTCAAAGCTTCCATCCATCTACCTGCGGGCAGCTATCGGTTCAGCCTATTTATGGGAAGTTGCAGACCGTTTAGGTCTTCTGGGTGCCAACGGCAAGCCCCATGTAGGCTGGGGCGACTGGGTGCATTTTTTAGCCTACGCCCGCCAGGTAATGAGCTTTTTACCCGCAGGCATCGTGCCTGCGCTGGCAACCTTTGCCACCATCGGCGAAGCCGTATTTGGCCTGCTGCTGATCCTTGGGCTCTTCACCCGGATCGCCGCCATAGGCAGCGGTTTGCTGAGCCTGGGTTTTGCCTGCGCCATGGCAATATCTTTCGGCATAGATTCACCATTGGGCTATTCCGTTTTTACACTCAGTGCAGCAAGCTTCCTGCTGGCAACGCTGCCTGATTATGCCTGGAGCCTGGATGCCCGGTGGCGCAGCGAACTGTGA